One Urechidicola croceus genomic window, CTTTCTGGTCAAGGTTATGGTGAAACTCAACTAGTAAATAAATGTTCTAATGGTGTTAAATGTAGTGAAGCAGAACATCAAGAAAACCGTAGAACAGAGTTTATAGTTATTAATGAATAATATACATGAAAATAGCAAGAACATTATTTGTATGTCTTATACTGATTTACAGTAATGTTCTTGTTTCTCAAGAAACAACTTCTTCACTAAATTGTTCACAAGTAATATCAGTTCAAGTAAGAGCACATTACACAAACGAACTTTTGCCAAATACAGTTGTTCAATTGTTTAGCAATAATAATTTAATTGAAGAAAAAACTACCGACAATTTGGGTGTATTTACTATTAATGCAGCTTGTGGTATTACTTACATATTAAAATCAAAATTAGAGTATTTCAACGAAACCAATAAAACATTTACAACTTCTAATACAAACGGTGTAGAAGTAGAGTTTACATTATACCTAGAGCAAAACGGTACACCACCACCTTGTGAAGTATTACTATCTGGTTTAATTACCGATGCATTTTCGAATCAACCAATTCCAGAAGTTAAAATTGGACTTTTAAAAGATAATGAGCAAATTGACACTACTATTACAGATATCAATGGTGTTTACGAATTTACAATAGAATGTAGCCCTGATTATAAGGTTTCAGCACAAAAAATAGGATATGGAAAAGCATTGTTTGTTGTTCAAGAATTAAAATCTGATGAGAAAATTCATGAAATGATAACTCAATTAATACCCAAACAATGTAACCAAACTTTAAATGGTCAAGTTCTAAACTCTAAAACAGGTAAATTAATTCCAAATACAAAGATTACATTGTATAACGAAACAAATATTGTAGATGAGTTCCATTCAAGCGATGGTCATTTTAACTTCGAAATCAAATGCAATTCTCAATATACTATCATTTCAAGTGTGGAAAAATATTCTGATGGAACAAAAAATTTTTCAAGTGATGAAATAGAAAACACCACCAAAAACATTTCTCTTAAAATGAATCCATTAGATGAATTTACCATTGTAAATAATCAACAAATGATTGCTTTAAAATTTTTAAATTTTGATTTGGATGAATCTACAATTTCGGCAACAATTGCAAAAGAACTTAGTAAAGTTGTTGCTATCATGAAAAAATATCCTGAAATGAAAATTGAAATTAAAACCCACACTGACAGCCTTGGAAAAGATGATTATAATTTAAGTCTTTCTGATGCAAGAGCACAATCTATTATTTCTTATATTACATCATCTGGTATAGATTCAAATAGAGTTTCTGGTCGTGGTTATGGTGAAACAGAACCATTAATTAATTGTTCATCTGATATAATAAAATGTACATCTGCAGATCATTCAAAAAATAGAAGGACAGAAATTCTTGTTATCAACAAATAACTATGAAATCAATTATTACATTTGAAGACTTTACTAAAATAGATATCAGAATTGGTACTATAATTGAAGTTAATGATTTTCCTAAGGCACATAAACCTGCTTATAAATTAAAAATTGACTTTGGAGATTTAGGAATAAAACAGTCAAGTGCACAAATAACTTCTTTATATTCAAAAGAAGAATTATTAGGAAAACAAATTAGTGCGGTAGTCAATTTTAAACCGAAAAAAATCGCTAATTTTATGAGCGAATGTTTGATTTTAGGAATTCAAAATGATGCTGAAGTAATACTATTGCAAGCATCAGAAAGTAAAATAAAAAATGGTGAACAAATATCTTAATAGTATGAAATATCTATTATTCTTTTTTACACTTACAATTGCAAGCTGTAATGCTAAAAAAGAGAGCGTACAAAACGTAACCAATGATACTACTGTAATGAAAAATCAAATGAAAATAGAAGTATTAGCTGAAGGCTCACATGGTGGCTATGAAACTTCAAAATATATTATAATTAAAGAAGAGAAAACATTACGAGAAGTATTCACTAAAGTAAATATGATTCGTCGACCTGGTTTCCCTATTCCAAAAATTGACTTTGAAAACGAAATGGTTATTGCATTGTTTATGGGCCAAAAAAATAATGGTGGGTATGGAATTTCTGTTAAGAATATTGTTGATACTGATGATTCTATTGAAATTCAAATTAAAGAAGTTGAACCTGAAGGTATGACTACAATGGTAATATGCCAACCATTCTATTTTTGTAAAATACCAAAATCAGATAAAAATGTGGTATTCAAAAAAGTTGAGTAAAAAATTAATATGCTAATCAACGACCTTCAAGCACTCTCCAATTCATTAAATGGAGAATTACAT contains:
- a CDS encoding OmpA family protein; protein product: MKIARTLFVCLILIYSNVLVSQETTSSLNCSQVISVQVRAHYTNELLPNTVVQLFSNNNLIEEKTTDNLGVFTINAACGITYILKSKLEYFNETNKTFTTSNTNGVEVEFTLYLEQNGTPPPCEVLLSGLITDAFSNQPIPEVKIGLLKDNEQIDTTITDINGVYEFTIECSPDYKVSAQKIGYGKALFVVQELKSDEKIHEMITQLIPKQCNQTLNGQVLNSKTGKLIPNTKITLYNETNIVDEFHSSDGHFNFEIKCNSQYTIISSVEKYSDGTKNFSSDEIENTTKNISLKMNPLDEFTIVNNQQMIALKFLNFDLDESTISATIAKELSKVVAIMKKYPEMKIEIKTHTDSLGKDDYNLSLSDARAQSIISYITSSGIDSNRVSGRGYGETEPLINCSSDIIKCTSADHSKNRRTEILVINK
- a CDS encoding tRNA-binding protein, producing the protein MKSIITFEDFTKIDIRIGTIIEVNDFPKAHKPAYKLKIDFGDLGIKQSSAQITSLYSKEELLGKQISAVVNFKPKKIANFMSECLILGIQNDAEVILLQASESKIKNGEQIS
- a CDS encoding protease complex subunit PrcB family protein, with translation MKYLLFFFTLTIASCNAKKESVQNVTNDTTVMKNQMKIEVLAEGSHGGYETSKYIIIKEEKTLREVFTKVNMIRRPGFPIPKIDFENEMVIALFMGQKNNGGYGISVKNIVDTDDSIEIQIKEVEPEGMTTMVICQPFYFCKIPKSDKNVVFKKVE